One stretch of Thermoanaerobaculia bacterium DNA includes these proteins:
- a CDS encoding CBS domain-containing protein, with protein sequence MRLKEIMKKDVVTLGAEALEDEAREQMRRNRIHHIVVTRGSDVIGVVSDRDLGARSEAPDRITRTVGDVMTPAVATATGTTTVREAANLMRGRTIGCLPILEKGRLAGIVTTSDLLTLIGKGVERPVNQTKRWIMKGRGPRRKAPASV encoded by the coding sequence ATGAGACTCAAGGAAATCATGAAGAAGGACGTGGTCACTCTCGGCGCCGAAGCGCTGGAAGACGAGGCCCGCGAGCAGATGCGCCGAAATCGGATTCATCACATCGTCGTGACCCGCGGGAGCGACGTCATCGGCGTCGTTTCCGATCGCGATCTCGGCGCCAGGTCCGAAGCGCCGGACCGCATCACCCGAACCGTCGGCGACGTCATGACCCCCGCGGTCGCGACGGCGACCGGTACGACGACGGTCCGGGAGGCCGCGAATCTCATGCGGGGGCGGACGATCGGTTGTCTGCCGATCCTCGAGAAGGGGAGGCTCGCGGGAATCGTCACGACCTCGGACCTGCTGACCCTGATCGGCAAGGGCGTCGAACGCCCCGTCAATCAGACGAAGCGCTGGATCATGAAGGGACGCGGTCCCCGCCGGAAGGCGCCCGCCTCCGTCTGA